Proteins encoded within one genomic window of Brassica rapa cultivar Chiifu-401-42 chromosome A09, CAAS_Brap_v3.01, whole genome shotgun sequence:
- the LOC103837870 gene encoding B3 domain-containing protein REM7 isoform X1, translating into MANPHEPHFFKPLLPGFHNGVTIPLSFFSQHIQGKTNGKKWKLRSDASDQTWEVIQEGRRLTGGWKDFTTAHDLRIGDILVFKHEGDMVFHVTPFGPSCCEIQFTHPHSIKEEADVDDTHSFSFDYCFLAEVTASNINEDKLYLLVEATTCTALNKQLKEIILVNKEGNSWTASLRYSEADDMFYIRKGWREFCEENICTIGDLFVFNVVGDGNTTPLMCVCPERKECSELLIKHLSIMNGESSLTCLFYFFYYIASALTSYVF; encoded by the exons ATGGCGAATCCGCATGAACCTCATTTCTTCAAGCCTCTGCTTCCTGGTTTCCACAACGGCGTC ACAATACCACTAAGCTTCTTCTCACAGCACATACAAGGGAAGACGAACGGGAAAAAATGGAAACTAAGATCGGACGCTTCTGATCAAACTTGGGAAGTGATACAAGAAGGCAGGCGACTCACCGGAGGTTGGAAAGATTTCACGACAGCACATGACCTTCGAATCGGTGATATTCTCGTCTTCAAACACGAAGGAGACATGGTGTTTCATGTCACTCCGTTTGGTCCGAGCTGTTGTGAGATTCAGTTTACACATCCTCACAGCATCAAGGAAGAAGCCGATGTGGATGATACTCATTCTTTCTCATTCGACTACTGTTTCTTGGCTGAGGTCACTGCTTCAAATATCAATGAAGACAAACTG TATCTTCTTGTCGAAGCAACCACTTGTACTGCTTTGAACAAACAATTGAAAGAGATAATACTTGTCAACAAAGAGGGCAATTCATGGACTGCGAGTTTGCGATATAGCGAAGCAGACGACATGTTTTACATaagaaaagggtggagagagtTCTGTGAAGAAAACATATGCACCATAGGAGACTTATTTGTCTTCAACGTGGTTGGAGATGGGAACACAACTCCGTTGATGTGTGTATGTCCAGAAAGGAAAGAGTGTTCTGAACTACTCATCAAACACTTGAGCATAATGAATGGTGAGTCTTCTTTAACTTgcttgttttatttcttttactACATTGCTTCTGCTTTAACTAGTTATGTCTTTTAA
- the LOC103837870 gene encoding B3 domain-containing protein REM8 isoform X2, with protein sequence MANPHEPHFFKPLLPGFHNGVTIPLSFFSQHIQGKTNGKKWKLRSDASDQTWEVIQEGRRLTGGWKDFTTAHDLRIGDILVFKHEGDMVFHVTPFGPSCCEIQFTHPHSIKEEADVDDTHSFSFDYCFLAEVTASNINEDKLYLLVEATTCTALNKQLKEIILVNKEGNSWTASLRYSEADDMFYIRKGWREFCEENICTIGDLFVFNVVGDGNTTPLMCVCPERKECSELLIKHLSIMNGDLLLAHG encoded by the exons ATGGCGAATCCGCATGAACCTCATTTCTTCAAGCCTCTGCTTCCTGGTTTCCACAACGGCGTC ACAATACCACTAAGCTTCTTCTCACAGCACATACAAGGGAAGACGAACGGGAAAAAATGGAAACTAAGATCGGACGCTTCTGATCAAACTTGGGAAGTGATACAAGAAGGCAGGCGACTCACCGGAGGTTGGAAAGATTTCACGACAGCACATGACCTTCGAATCGGTGATATTCTCGTCTTCAAACACGAAGGAGACATGGTGTTTCATGTCACTCCGTTTGGTCCGAGCTGTTGTGAGATTCAGTTTACACATCCTCACAGCATCAAGGAAGAAGCCGATGTGGATGATACTCATTCTTTCTCATTCGACTACTGTTTCTTGGCTGAGGTCACTGCTTCAAATATCAATGAAGACAAACTG TATCTTCTTGTCGAAGCAACCACTTGTACTGCTTTGAACAAACAATTGAAAGAGATAATACTTGTCAACAAAGAGGGCAATTCATGGACTGCGAGTTTGCGATATAGCGAAGCAGACGACATGTTTTACATaagaaaagggtggagagagtTCTGTGAAGAAAACATATGCACCATAGGAGACTTATTTGTCTTCAACGTGGTTGGAGATGGGAACACAACTCCGTTGATGTGTGTATGTCCAGAAAGGAAAGAGTGTTCTGAACTACTCATCAAACACTTGAGCATAATGAATG GTGACTTGCTTCTAGCTCACGGGTGA